The sequence tctacacagaatgttgacctttgacttctttgacctttgaccttgatcttttgaccTATATAGTACATTTTgatactaaatgctacttccggcggggacatattttacgcaccgcgtaatttctacttttccttgttacatttacattttcttgTAGAATTGATAGGACCATGCTTATTTTATCATATCTAGCTTGCTCTGAAATGTTTGTGACTGGCTGCATTAATCGGGgggtctctctttctcttaacGTTGACCCAGAGGTGCACTGTCAAAAAGCCATCAATCATTCCCATCTTTTCATCTTCTGATGAAATTCTCCATCTCTTCCTTTCCTTTGGAGTGCACAAGTGACTGAAATTGGTACAGTAGACTCCCATCAtaaacgaagtcctcgggaccggcagatTTCGTTTGTAATATCTAAATTTCATTGTAACTGAACAAatagacaattaaaaaaaaaaacatagagccaATTATGTTATGGCCTGAATTTGTACTTCTTTGTAACCGGAATTCCGTtttaactgtgtttgttataatgggattGCACTGTATTTAGGCTGCATGAAGATTGCTGGTGAATAAATGTGAATTCTGATGTTGATACATTCTTTTTCAAGtagcctttttctttctttcagtggTTTATCAGAGCATCAACTCATTCTGTTCCTTATTTAcatattgtgttgttgtttctctgtGACCCCTTTCAGTCCTGCAGTCCAGCAGATCCAGAAAGACTGTGCTAGAGAGTACCAGGCTTATGATGAGTGTCTAAAGGCAAACCCTCGCGATGTCACACAGTGCGTCACCCAGCTCCACAGCTTCATGAACTGTGCAGAGAAGTCGGCGTCTAGAATACAGAATGCCGTCATTGAGAATTCATGATTCTGGCTGTATTCCATCTCTCGGAGAGCAGCCATTGGACAGTTTCCTGtatttgtggtgtgtgtgtatgcatctTCTTCATTTGGTGATCTTTTGtatgcgaatagcacctgattcACAGGCAGGTGACTTTCACTTGCACATTTTAATCTGCAAAGATTTGACCTCATCTGAGCTTGCCTTGAACATTAAGGCTCTTCATATGAAAAGTTGCAATAAGATGCAAtttgagtgagaaaaaaaaaatggaatacaGTGTACTAGTATTAGATCACTATGTTTCCCTCCATCTGTCAGATTTATACATATAGACTAATGTCATTTGCCAACTTTTAACTGATGGTATCTGTAGCCACAAGATTTCTATCATTACATATTAACCAGATTCCAGTATTCAGACATGGCCAAATAAATATTTCTCTGATGACTAGAGAGTGTTTTTGTCTCGATTTCATACAAGTTCAGAAAATTAGCACAGATGAGAAAATGTGTTCTCCATGTTATTGAAATTGATGCTCGAGCTACCCTGGTGTAGGTAAACTTGCCAAGTCTAACACATGGAGAGAGAAAACATACTTTGTATATGCAAGACCATGCACCCCCACAT comes from Diadema setosum chromosome 17, eeDiaSeto1, whole genome shotgun sequence and encodes:
- the LOC140241240 gene encoding coiled-coil-helix-coiled-coil-helix domain-containing protein 5-like — encoded protein: MEAVVTLVLKYCGKELEEYGDCVSRFPEDWQNRCKELGDKASACSNSHPAVQQIQKDCAREYQAYDECLKANPRDVTQCVTQLHSFMNCAEKSASRIQNAVIENS